A DNA window from Allokutzneria albata contains the following coding sequences:
- the ffh gene encoding signal recognition particle protein, with amino-acid sequence MFDTLSDRLTTVLKNLRGKGRLSDADIDATCREIRIALLEADVALPVVRQFIAQVKERAKGAEVSEALNPAQQVVKIVNEELIGILGGETRRLNLAKTAPTVIMLAGLQGAGKTTLAGKLAKFLAGQGHTPLLVACDLQRPNAVNQLQVVGERAGVPVYAPEPGNGVGDPVDVARRAIEEARRAQHDMVLVDTAGRLGVDEELMRQAADIRDAVQPDEILFVVDAMIGQDAVTTAEAFRDGVGFTGVVLTKLDGDARGGAALSVRHVTGQPILFASSGEKLEDFDVFHPDRMASRILGMGDVLSLIEQAEQVFDAKQAEQTAAKIGSGELTLEDFLEQMLAIRKMGPIANLLGMLPGAGQMKDAMAQVDEKHLDRLQAIIRGMTPAERADPKIINASRRLRIANGSGVAVSEINDLVNRFFDARKMMKQMAGRFGLPGAGGGGSKKLKGKKGKKGKKFGPKNNTGGGLPAGMPDLSRMPPGLNQLPPGLAGLDQLPAGFDPSKLNFGKKKK; translated from the coding sequence GTGTTCGACACCCTTTCCGACCGTCTCACAACGGTCCTGAAGAACCTGCGCGGCAAGGGGCGCCTCTCCGACGCCGACATCGACGCCACCTGCCGCGAGATCCGCATCGCGCTGCTGGAGGCCGACGTCGCGCTGCCCGTGGTGCGGCAGTTCATCGCGCAGGTCAAGGAGCGGGCCAAGGGTGCGGAGGTCTCCGAGGCCCTGAACCCGGCCCAGCAGGTCGTCAAGATCGTCAACGAGGAGCTCATCGGCATCCTCGGCGGCGAGACCCGGCGGCTCAACCTGGCCAAGACCGCGCCGACGGTGATCATGCTCGCCGGTCTGCAGGGTGCCGGTAAGACCACCCTCGCGGGCAAGCTGGCCAAGTTCCTCGCCGGCCAGGGGCACACCCCGCTGCTGGTCGCCTGCGACCTCCAGCGGCCCAACGCGGTCAACCAGCTCCAGGTCGTCGGTGAGCGCGCCGGGGTGCCGGTGTACGCGCCCGAGCCGGGCAACGGCGTCGGTGACCCGGTCGACGTCGCCCGCCGCGCGATCGAGGAGGCCCGCAGGGCCCAGCACGACATGGTGCTGGTCGACACCGCGGGCCGCCTGGGCGTCGACGAGGAGCTGATGCGGCAGGCCGCCGACATCCGCGACGCCGTCCAGCCCGACGAGATCCTCTTCGTCGTCGACGCGATGATCGGTCAGGACGCGGTCACCACCGCGGAGGCCTTCCGCGACGGCGTCGGCTTCACCGGCGTGGTGCTGACCAAGCTCGACGGCGACGCCCGCGGTGGTGCCGCGCTGTCGGTCCGGCACGTCACCGGCCAGCCGATCCTGTTCGCCTCCAGCGGGGAGAAGCTGGAGGACTTCGACGTCTTCCACCCGGACCGGATGGCCAGCCGGATCCTGGGCATGGGCGACGTGCTCTCGCTGATCGAGCAGGCCGAGCAGGTCTTCGACGCCAAGCAGGCGGAGCAGACCGCCGCCAAGATCGGCTCCGGCGAGCTGACGCTGGAGGACTTCCTCGAGCAGATGCTGGCCATCCGCAAGATGGGCCCGATCGCCAACCTGCTGGGCATGCTGCCGGGCGCGGGCCAGATGAAGGACGCGATGGCCCAGGTCGACGAGAAGCACCTGGACCGCCTGCAGGCGATCATCCGCGGCATGACCCCGGCGGAGCGCGCCGATCCGAAGATCATCAACGCCTCCCGGCGGCTGCGCATCGCCAATGGCTCCGGTGTCGCGGTCAGCGAGATCAACGACCTGGTCAACCGGTTCTTCGACGCGCGCAAGATGATGAAGCAGATGGCCGGCCGGTTCGGCCTGCCGGGCGCGGGTGGCGGCGGCTCCAAGAAGCTCAAGGGCAAGAAGGGGAAGAAGGGCAAGAAGTTCGGGCCCAAGAACAACACCGGTGGCGGTCTGCCCGCCGGGATGCCCGACCTCTCCCGGATGCCCCCGGGCCTCAACCAGCTCCCGCCGGGGCTGGCGGGCCTCGACCAGCTGCCCGCCGGGTTCGACCCGTCGAAGCTGAACTTCGGCAAGAAGAAGAAATAG
- a CDS encoding [protein-PII] uridylyltransferase: protein MTTVSDGAAEDLVRARGLLFTPAPGQRRLAPDELRTALVDLHDFWLAAHAGSAGLGGPGGGTALVAVGALGRRELTPRSDLDLIIVHSGRSDIGELADRVWYPLWDSGIGLDHSVRTIAEAKRAAGTDLRVALGLLEIRHIAGDQEVTQRLSTTARHAWRSGIRGRLDELIESASERWHRSGEISHRVEPDLKHGKGGLRDLHLLDALAAAQVVDRPAADVSGARALLLDARTELHRISARPQDVLRAQDGDDVASALGMADRFELARAISGAGRTVSFALEVALRTARAAAPKRTLGVLTSWQRRPARRPLDEGVVLHGGEVALARDATPHRDPALLLRVAAAAARTSSPISAGTLAKLADSAPELRKPWPREAREELLSLLGCGRGLVDVVEALDRTGLWGRLIPEWGLVRDLPPRDAAHMWTVDRHLVQTVVHAARLATRVSRPDLLLLIALVHDLGKGITIGRRDPEHSDHSIVGAALATQVAERIGLWPNDVKLVSDAVRHHLLLPHTATRRDVEDPATVHRVVETLDGNAVLLELLHALAEADSLATGQGVWTDWKAALIADLVGRCRAAMAGDPLPEPEPLPEDQRELAGAAMESGRPNVLVTEDGTAATVTVFAPDRPGLLSRVAGVLALNSLEVHAAVLRGHEKAAVETFTVSPRFGTLPDASLLQEQLRRALDGSLPLKDRLTAKERDYGGPPEEVAPPRVLWFDDEASGAVVLELRATDRIGLLHRVAAALESCSVNVRWARVSTLGGTVVDAFCLDGDIAARSSIERAVLAAAR from the coding sequence ATGACGACCGTGAGCGATGGGGCCGCCGAGGACCTGGTCAGGGCCAGGGGGCTGCTGTTCACCCCGGCACCCGGGCAACGCAGGCTCGCGCCGGACGAGCTGCGCACCGCCCTGGTCGACCTGCACGACTTCTGGCTGGCCGCGCACGCGGGCTCGGCCGGGCTCGGCGGTCCCGGCGGCGGCACGGCCCTGGTCGCCGTCGGCGCGCTGGGCAGGCGGGAGCTGACCCCACGCTCCGACCTCGACCTGATAATCGTCCACAGTGGAAGGTCGGACATCGGCGAGCTGGCCGATCGCGTCTGGTACCCGCTGTGGGACTCCGGCATCGGCCTCGACCACTCGGTGCGCACGATCGCCGAGGCCAAGCGCGCCGCGGGGACGGACCTCCGGGTGGCACTGGGGCTGCTGGAGATCCGGCACATCGCGGGCGACCAGGAGGTCACGCAGCGGCTGTCCACCACGGCCAGGCACGCGTGGCGCTCGGGCATTCGCGGACGGCTCGACGAGCTGATCGAGTCCGCGAGCGAACGGTGGCACCGCAGCGGCGAGATCTCCCACCGTGTCGAGCCCGACCTCAAGCACGGCAAGGGCGGTCTTCGGGATCTCCACCTGCTCGATGCGCTCGCAGCCGCCCAAGTCGTCGATCGCCCCGCCGCAGATGTGTCGGGCGCTCGTGCGCTGCTGCTCGACGCGCGCACAGAGCTGCATCGCATCAGCGCGCGCCCGCAGGATGTCCTACGCGCACAGGACGGCGATGACGTCGCGTCCGCGCTGGGCATGGCGGACCGCTTCGAGCTTGCGCGCGCGATTTCGGGCGCGGGACGCACGGTCAGCTTCGCGCTCGAAGTGGCGCTGCGCACCGCCCGCGCCGCGGCGCCGAAGCGCACCCTTGGCGTCCTCACGTCCTGGCAGCGCCGTCCCGCGCGCAGGCCGCTGGACGAGGGCGTTGTGCTGCATGGGGGAGAAGTTGCTCTTGCAAGAGACGCGACGCCCCACCGCGATCCCGCATTGTTGCTGCGAGTAGCCGCAGCGGCAGCGCGTACCAGTAGCCCGATCTCCGCGGGAACGCTCGCGAAGCTCGCGGACTCCGCGCCGGAGCTACGCAAGCCGTGGCCCCGGGAAGCACGTGAAGAGCTGCTGTCCTTGCTGGGCTGTGGCCGTGGCCTTGTAGACGTCGTCGAAGCGCTCGACCGCACGGGCCTGTGGGGAAGGCTGATCCCGGAGTGGGGTTTGGTCCGTGATCTCCCTCCGCGCGACGCGGCGCACATGTGGACCGTGGACCGACACCTCGTGCAGACCGTTGTGCACGCGGCGCGTCTCGCCACTCGCGTGTCCCGGCCGGACCTGTTGCTGCTCATTGCCTTGGTGCACGACCTCGGCAAGGGCATCACGATCGGCCGTCGCGATCCTGAGCACTCCGACCACTCCATCGTCGGTGCGGCACTGGCGACACAGGTCGCCGAACGCATCGGTCTGTGGCCCAACGACGTCAAGCTCGTCTCCGACGCCGTGCGACACCACTTGCTCCTTCCCCACACCGCAACGCGTCGAGATGTCGAAGACCCGGCAACGGTGCACCGCGTCGTGGAGACGCTTGACGGCAACGCCGTGCTCTTGGAGCTGTTGCACGCGTTGGCCGAAGCCGATTCCCTCGCGACCGGACAGGGTGTTTGGACCGATTGGAAAGCAGCGCTCATCGCCGACCTCGTAGGGCGCTGCCGTGCGGCGATGGCCGGCGACCCGCTGCCCGAGCCTGAACCGCTCCCTGAAGACCAACGCGAACTCGCGGGCGCCGCGATGGAGTCCGGCCGCCCCAACGTGCTTGTGACCGAAGACGGCACGGCCGCGACCGTGACGGTGTTCGCCCCCGATCGCCCCGGGTTGCTGTCGAGGGTTGCCGGAGTGCTGGCGCTCAACTCGCTCGAAGTGCACGCCGCGGTGTTGCGCGGACACGAGAAGGCCGCCGTGGAGACCTTCACGGTCTCGCCACGCTTCGGCACGCTCCCCGACGCGTCGCTGTTGCAAGAGCAACTACGCCGAGCACTCGACGGGTCGCTGCCGCTGAAGGATCGGTTGACGGCGAAGGAACGCGACTACGGCGGGCCTCCGGAGGAGGTGGCTCCGCCCAGGGTGCTGTGGTTCGACGACGAGGCTTCCGGGGCCGTGGTGCTCGAACTCCGCGCCACCGACCGCATCGGCCTGCTGCACCGCGTGGCCGCAGCGCTCGAGTCCTGTTCGGTGAACGTGCGGTGGGCGCGAGTGTCCACATTGGGCGGGACGGTGGTCGACGCGTTCTGCCTCGACGGTGACATCGCGGCGCGGTCGTCGATCGAGCGCGCCGTCCTCGCCGCGGCCCGCTGA
- a CDS encoding amidohydrolase family protein → MPNLHLRGVVLPRAEHGDEVRDLWVADGLVSFEPVRDAVTVADGCWIVPGLVDAHCHVGIGPGGPVDLPEAAAQAEIDRDAGTLLIRDCGSPIDTRPLQEREDLPRLIRAGRHIARPKRYIPYLGVDVEDPADLPAAVAEQAACGDGWVKLVGDWIDRGAGDLAPLWPDDALTEAIKVAHEAGARVTAHVFSEDAVPGLVNAGIDCIEHGTGLSRELIDVMAARGTALVPTLINIENFPDIADKAGKYPKYAGHMRSLYATSRETIAQAIEAGVPVYAGTDAGGGIKHGRIADEIAALHSVGMSAEQAIGAASWAARRWLGMPSLAHGAPADLVVYQTDPRENLAALRTPSLVVLRGRPMR, encoded by the coding sequence GTGCCGAATCTGCACCTGCGCGGGGTGGTGCTGCCCCGCGCGGAGCACGGTGACGAGGTCCGTGACCTGTGGGTCGCGGACGGGCTGGTGTCGTTCGAGCCGGTCCGCGACGCCGTCACGGTCGCGGACGGCTGCTGGATCGTGCCGGGGCTGGTCGACGCGCACTGCCACGTCGGCATCGGCCCCGGTGGACCGGTGGACCTGCCGGAGGCCGCGGCGCAGGCGGAGATCGACCGCGACGCGGGCACCCTGCTGATCCGGGACTGCGGCTCGCCGATCGACACCAGGCCCTTGCAGGAGCGCGAGGACCTGCCGCGGCTGATCAGGGCGGGACGGCACATCGCCCGTCCGAAGCGCTACATCCCCTACCTCGGCGTGGACGTCGAGGACCCGGCCGACCTGCCCGCCGCCGTCGCCGAACAGGCGGCCTGCGGCGACGGCTGGGTCAAGCTCGTCGGCGACTGGATCGACCGCGGCGCGGGCGACCTGGCCCCGCTCTGGCCGGACGACGCGCTGACCGAGGCGATCAAGGTCGCGCACGAGGCGGGCGCCAGGGTGACCGCGCACGTGTTCTCGGAGGACGCGGTTCCCGGCCTGGTCAACGCCGGGATCGACTGCATCGAGCACGGGACGGGGCTCAGCCGCGAGCTGATCGACGTGATGGCCGCCCGCGGCACCGCGCTGGTCCCCACGCTGATCAACATCGAGAACTTCCCCGACATCGCCGACAAGGCGGGCAAGTACCCGAAGTACGCCGGGCACATGCGCAGCCTCTACGCCACCTCGCGCGAGACCATCGCGCAGGCGATCGAGGCGGGCGTTCCGGTGTACGCGGGCACGGACGCGGGCGGCGGCATCAAGCACGGGCGCATCGCTGACGAGATCGCCGCGCTGCACTCGGTCGGGATGAGCGCCGAGCAGGCCATCGGCGCGGCGAGCTGGGCGGCGCGACGGTGGCTCGGCATGCCTTCGCTCGCCCACGGCGCTCCCGCTGACCTGGTCGTCTACCAGACGGACCCTCGCGAGAACCTGGCCGCGCTGCGCACGCCGTCACTGGTGGTGCTGCGCGGTCGTCCAATGCGGTGA
- a CDS encoding AAA family ATPase has protein sequence MSIARFRVVDAPRTRRAPAVFTVGGRDLVLLAGLPGAGKSELLRRATVPPYVTVLDSDQIRRPLRDALGPVPYRLYRPIVHIAHHARLVWHALTAPGAVIVHEPATRVSTRVWIAVLRILTHRPGIFVWLDVSAVEALAGQHSRGRVLPTESFAKHVRRAAGIRRRLRAGHTFPGWRKVCVLRRHDIDERVRVEFRLPATLRPD, from the coding sequence GTGAGCATCGCTCGTTTTCGGGTAGTGGACGCGCCGAGAACCCGCAGAGCGCCCGCCGTCTTCACGGTCGGCGGTCGAGACCTGGTGCTGCTCGCGGGACTTCCGGGGGCGGGAAAATCCGAACTGCTCCGCAGGGCGACCGTGCCGCCGTACGTGACGGTGCTCGACTCCGACCAGATCCGTCGCCCCCTGCGCGACGCGCTCGGTCCCGTGCCCTACCGGCTCTACCGGCCGATCGTGCACATCGCCCACCACGCGCGGCTCGTCTGGCACGCGCTCACCGCACCGGGCGCGGTCATCGTGCACGAGCCCGCCACGCGGGTGAGCACGCGCGTGTGGATCGCCGTGCTGCGCATCCTGACCCATCGCCCCGGGATCTTCGTGTGGCTCGACGTCAGCGCGGTCGAGGCGCTGGCGGGACAGCACAGCAGGGGGCGGGTGCTGCCCACGGAGTCCTTCGCCAAGCACGTGCGCAGGGCGGCGGGCATCCGCAGGAGGCTGCGCGCGGGCCACACCTTCCCCGGCTGGCGGAAGGTGTGCGTGCTGCGGCGGCACGACATCGACGAGCGGGTCCGGGTCGAGTTCCGGCTTCCGGCTACCCTGAGACCCGACTGA
- a CDS encoding RNA-binding protein → MSELADALEHLVRGIVENPDDVRVQLITTRRGRTLEVHVHPDDLGKVIGRGGRTATALRTVMSGIGGRGLRVDVIDTDR, encoded by the coding sequence GTGAGCGAGCTCGCGGACGCCCTTGAGCACCTCGTCCGCGGCATCGTCGAGAACCCGGACGACGTGCGCGTCCAGTTGATCACGACTCGGCGTGGCCGCACCCTCGAGGTGCACGTGCACCCCGACGACCTGGGCAAGGTGATCGGCCGGGGCGGTCGTACCGCGACAGCGCTGCGCACCGTCATGTCCGGGATCGGTGGCCGCGGCCTGCGCGTCGACGTCATCGACACCGACCGCTGA
- a CDS encoding CPBP family intramembrane glutamic endopeptidase, whose product MNAPQESGGGGVRAWAAYLRALGSSPAPTHGPDTPVKAHRWGFGAFLLAQLVFLLVSVFLAAIFRPVGGEPLSHAGLVLTLSVPIVLAAGVGIAATRLRGNGPLVDLRIEWRWSDVVLGLTIGVVSLVPTLIASSLWTKWMGKDEASSAVGNVLDGVHLSPTVAVLVFLHLWLIAPICEEILYRGLVWGAAERLGWSRWAAFAVSTSIFAVAHLEPARTPLLLVIAIPIGLARLITGRLLASIVAHQVNNLLPALGLLLTVLGVMPA is encoded by the coding sequence GTGAACGCACCGCAGGAGTCCGGCGGTGGTGGCGTGCGCGCCTGGGCGGCCTACCTGCGCGCGCTCGGCAGCAGCCCGGCGCCGACCCACGGCCCGGACACCCCGGTCAAGGCGCACCGCTGGGGGTTCGGCGCGTTCCTGCTGGCGCAGCTGGTGTTCCTGCTGGTCTCGGTGTTCCTCGCGGCGATCTTCCGCCCGGTCGGCGGCGAGCCGCTGTCCCACGCGGGGCTGGTGCTCACGCTCTCCGTGCCGATCGTGCTCGCGGCCGGGGTGGGGATCGCCGCCACCCGGCTGCGCGGCAACGGGCCCCTGGTGGACCTGCGCATCGAGTGGCGCTGGTCGGATGTGGTGCTCGGGCTGACGATCGGGGTGGTCAGCCTGGTCCCGACGCTGATCGCCTCGTCGCTGTGGACGAAGTGGATGGGCAAGGACGAGGCCAGCTCGGCCGTGGGCAACGTGCTCGACGGCGTGCACCTCTCGCCGACCGTGGCGGTGCTGGTCTTCCTGCACCTGTGGCTGATCGCGCCGATCTGTGAGGAAATCCTCTACCGCGGCCTGGTCTGGGGCGCGGCCGAACGCCTCGGCTGGAGCCGCTGGGCGGCCTTCGCGGTCAGCACCTCGATCTTCGCCGTCGCCCACCTGGAACCCGCGCGCACCCCGTTGCTGCTGGTCATCGCCATTCCCATCGGGCTGGCCCGGCTGATCACCGGCCGCCTGCTGGCCAGCATCGTCGCCCACCAGGTGAACAACCTGCTGCCCGCGCTCGGCCTGCTGCTGACGGTGCTCGGCGTGATGCCCGCCTAG
- the trmD gene encoding tRNA (guanosine(37)-N1)-methyltransferase TrmD, with amino-acid sequence MRVDVITIFPDYLAPLREALLGKAIDKGLLDLGVHDLRKWTYDVHKAVDDSPFGGGPGMVMKPQVWGEALDEVCAGATPRLIVPTPAGRPFTQAVAQELAGESHLVFACGRYEGIDQRVIDDAATRMPVDELSIGDYVLVGGEVAVLAIVEAVVRLLPGVLGNPASHEQDSFSDGLLEGPSYTRPVVWRDREVPEVLRSGNHAAIARWRRDRALERTFERRPDLLEALPDAELDKQDRKLLDRLRDQQQPGSIS; translated from the coding sequence GTGCGCGTCGACGTGATCACGATCTTCCCGGACTACCTCGCGCCGCTGCGCGAGGCGTTGCTGGGCAAGGCCATCGACAAGGGCCTGCTCGACCTGGGCGTGCACGACCTGCGCAAGTGGACCTACGACGTCCACAAGGCGGTCGACGACAGCCCGTTCGGCGGCGGTCCGGGCATGGTGATGAAGCCCCAGGTGTGGGGAGAGGCCCTGGACGAGGTGTGCGCCGGCGCCACGCCGCGGCTGATCGTGCCGACCCCGGCCGGTCGCCCGTTCACCCAGGCCGTCGCGCAGGAGCTGGCAGGGGAGTCGCACCTGGTCTTCGCCTGCGGCCGGTACGAGGGCATCGACCAGCGGGTGATCGACGACGCCGCGACCAGGATGCCGGTGGACGAGCTCTCCATCGGCGACTACGTGCTGGTCGGCGGCGAGGTGGCGGTGCTGGCCATCGTGGAGGCGGTGGTCCGGCTGCTGCCCGGCGTGCTCGGCAACCCCGCGTCGCACGAGCAGGACTCCTTCTCCGACGGCCTGCTCGAGGGGCCGAGCTACACCCGCCCCGTGGTCTGGCGGGACCGCGAGGTGCCCGAGGTGCTGCGGTCGGGCAACCACGCCGCGATCGCCCGCTGGCGGCGTGACCGGGCGCTGGAACGGACCTTCGAACGCAGGCCGGACCTGCTCGAGGCCCTCCCGGATGCGGAGCTGGACAAGCAGGACCGTAAACTCCTCGACCGGTTGCGTGACCAGCAGCAACCCGGGTCGATTTCATGA
- the rimM gene encoding ribosome maturation factor RimM (Essential for efficient processing of 16S rRNA): MDLVVGRVVKPHGVRGELVIDVRTDSPEDRFAPGTALGVRGSARTLTVAAARPHTGRLLVFFDGVGTREAAEALRGTLLTVEVDQLPPIDDPDEFYDHQLEGLAVELQDGTAVGTVREIAHGPGGELLVVKAQDGREVLIPFVEQIVPTVDLEAGRVVIDPPDGLLDVG, from the coding sequence GTGGACCTGGTAGTCGGACGTGTGGTGAAACCGCACGGAGTCCGGGGCGAGCTCGTGATCGACGTCCGCACGGACTCGCCCGAGGACCGCTTCGCTCCCGGTACCGCGCTCGGCGTGCGGGGTTCGGCGAGAACACTCACCGTCGCGGCCGCCCGGCCTCACACCGGGCGGCTGCTGGTGTTCTTCGACGGCGTCGGCACCCGTGAGGCGGCCGAGGCGCTGCGCGGCACCCTGCTCACCGTCGAGGTGGACCAGTTGCCGCCGATCGACGACCCCGACGAGTTCTACGACCACCAGCTCGAAGGGCTGGCCGTCGAGCTGCAGGACGGCACCGCCGTCGGCACCGTGCGTGAGATCGCCCACGGTCCCGGGGGCGAGCTGCTGGTCGTCAAGGCCCAGGACGGGCGCGAGGTGCTGATCCCGTTCGTGGAGCAGATCGTGCCGACCGTCGACCTGGAGGCCGGACGGGTGGTCATCGACCCGCCGGACGGCCTGCTCGACGTGGGGTGA
- a CDS encoding P-II family nitrogen regulator translates to MKLVTAIVKPFTLDDVKSALEQLGVLGMTVSEVQGYGRQKGHTEVYRGAEYAVDFVPKVRVEVLVDDEIAGKVVDAVVEAARTGKIGDGKVWVTPVETLVRVRTGERGNDAL, encoded by the coding sequence ATGAAGCTGGTGACCGCCATCGTCAAGCCGTTCACCCTCGACGACGTCAAGAGCGCGCTGGAGCAGCTCGGCGTGCTCGGCATGACCGTCAGCGAGGTGCAGGGCTACGGCAGGCAGAAGGGCCACACCGAGGTCTACCGCGGCGCGGAGTACGCCGTGGACTTCGTGCCCAAGGTCCGCGTCGAGGTCCTGGTGGACGACGAGATCGCGGGCAAGGTCGTCGACGCCGTCGTCGAGGCGGCGCGCACCGGGAAGATCGGCGACGGCAAGGTCTGGGTGACCCCCGTCGAGACCCTGGTCCGCGTCCGCACCGGCGAACGCGGCAACGACGCGCTCTAG
- a CDS encoding CPBP family intramembrane glutamic endopeptidase, whose amino-acid sequence MEDQRQDTGGSDDPVEAATPPMGVPQQAQPSWAAYGTPMRGVEDGRDTKLHTRFWEAEQVAAARGDLRWGFLAFFIGFGGFYLLSLLISLVMAGQLRGFDPADPPKLGPLLLLAFVPNLLLGLGPAVLSWLRGRGPVADFGLRPTLRDLRVGVLCGLAALVPAWIIAFVLIRNSPDGGPQGPVAGLPVFSEGQTVWLAIFVLFIAVGAPITEELLVRGALWGALEHFRVPRYAILILTTMMFAFIHQEPDRMPLLFAAGLLLGTARMITGRIGASIVAHAVYNLLPAIVLFFAAG is encoded by the coding sequence GTGGAAGACCAACGGCAGGACACCGGTGGTAGCGATGACCCCGTCGAGGCCGCCACTCCGCCGATGGGTGTTCCGCAGCAGGCCCAGCCTTCCTGGGCCGCCTACGGCACGCCGATGCGCGGGGTCGAGGACGGCCGCGACACCAAGCTGCACACCAGGTTCTGGGAGGCCGAGCAGGTCGCGGCGGCCAGGGGCGACCTGCGGTGGGGCTTCCTCGCGTTCTTCATCGGCTTCGGCGGGTTCTACCTGCTGTCGCTGCTGATCAGCCTGGTGATGGCGGGACAGCTGCGCGGGTTCGACCCGGCCGACCCGCCCAAGCTCGGCCCGCTGCTGCTGCTCGCCTTCGTGCCCAACCTGCTGCTGGGGCTGGGCCCCGCGGTGCTGTCGTGGCTGCGCGGCCGGGGACCGGTGGCCGACTTCGGCCTCCGGCCGACCCTGCGCGACCTGCGGGTGGGCGTGCTGTGCGGGCTCGCGGCGCTCGTGCCCGCGTGGATCATCGCGTTCGTGCTGATCCGCAACTCCCCAGACGGGGGACCGCAGGGGCCGGTCGCCGGGCTGCCGGTGTTCTCCGAGGGGCAGACGGTCTGGCTGGCGATCTTCGTCCTGTTCATCGCCGTCGGCGCGCCGATCACCGAGGAGCTGCTGGTCAGGGGCGCGCTGTGGGGGGCGCTGGAGCATTTTCGGGTGCCGAGGTATGCCATCCTGATCCTCACCACCATGATGTTCGCGTTCATCCACCAGGAACCGGACCGGATGCCGCTACTGTTCGCGGCCGGGCTGCTCCTGGGAACGGCCCGCATGATCACCGGACGGATCGGCGCCAGCATCGTTGCGCACGCCGTGTACAACCTGCTGCCCGCCATCGTGCTGTTCTTCGCGGCCGGTTGA
- the rpsP gene encoding 30S ribosomal protein S16 — MAVKIKLMRLGKIRSPHYRIVIADSRTRRNGKAIETIGKYHPKEEPSLIEVDSERAQYWLGVGAQPTEPVQRLLELTGDWQKHKGLPAPAEGTLKVKEARPDKKALFEAALEAAGSEPTVDATTPKKKSAKKADKAEAKTEGDAEKAEGGEA; from the coding sequence GTGGCCGTCAAGATCAAGCTCATGCGGCTTGGCAAGATCCGTTCGCCGCACTACCGCATCGTCATCGCCGACTCGCGCACCCGCCGCAACGGCAAGGCGATCGAGACGATCGGCAAGTACCACCCCAAGGAAGAGCCGAGCCTGATTGAGGTCGACTCCGAGCGCGCGCAGTACTGGCTGGGCGTCGGCGCGCAGCCGACCGAGCCCGTGCAGCGCCTGCTGGAGCTGACCGGCGACTGGCAGAAGCACAAGGGCCTGCCCGCGCCCGCCGAGGGCACCCTGAAGGTCAAGGAAGCCCGCCCGGACAAGAAGGCCCTGTTCGAGGCCGCTCTCGAGGCCGCGGGCTCCGAGCCCACCGTCGACGCCACCACGCCGAAGAAGAAGTCCGCCAAGAAGGCGGACAAGGCCGAGGCCAAGACCGAGGGCGACGCCGAGAAGGCCGAGGGCGGCGAGGCGTGA